Proteins encoded in a region of the Gallalistipes aquisgranensis genome:
- a CDS encoding DUF5606 family protein, whose amino-acid sequence MELKDILAISGQPGLFKFIAQSTNGIIVESLADERRTNIPASSKVSSLGEIAIFTEDEDMPLSKVLDALFAHTAGKETISHKSSPDQMKALFAEVVPEYDRDRVHVSDMKKIISWFNILVGAGMTRFTPEEKAEKENNAEK is encoded by the coding sequence ATGGAACTGAAAGATATTCTGGCCATATCGGGTCAACCGGGCCTCTTCAAATTCATCGCCCAGAGCACGAACGGAATCATCGTGGAGTCGCTCGCCGACGAACGCCGCACCAATATACCCGCCTCGTCCAAAGTGAGTTCCCTGGGCGAGATCGCCATCTTCACCGAGGACGAGGATATGCCTCTGTCGAAGGTGCTCGACGCGCTGTTCGCCCACACGGCAGGCAAGGAGACCATCAGCCACAAATCCTCTCCCGACCAGATGAAAGCCCTGTTCGCCGAAGTGGTTCCCGAGTACGACCGCGACCGCGTACACGTGTCGGACATGAAGAAAATCATCTCGTGGTTCAACATCCTGGTCGGAGCGGGCATGACCCGATTCACCCCGGAAGAGAAAGCCGAAAAGGAAAA